The window TAATGATTGTTTCTCTGTTTGAATGACAGGCAGCGCAGCACGCACAGAAGCAGTCCACAGAGCTCTTCCAGTGCCTCTACTTCAAAGACAAAGACCCTCAAACAGATGAACGCTGTGTGGCTGATGCTGTCATCTATGCTGTCAGAGCGAACGGATTTCTCATCTTCGTACCACAGTAACCCACCTGCTTATGGATTCAAATTGGTAGTAGAGTATGAAGCAAAAATGAGCTTATTTGAATTTATCACACAGGTATGGATTGAAGGGAGCGGTATACCTTAAGGATCGGGATGGTCAAGTGGTCAGCATCAGTGGGGATGGAAAGTGTGAGTGGAATCCCGGGACGTTGCAAAGATACCCTGATAAGATCAGCACATGCACCAGCACTGGAACCCATACCTTTTACCTATTTGACCATGTTACGGTGAGTACATCCTGAGCAAGGCATATTATCTCTGTACTTCAATttagtactgtcaaatacattttccttaaatcatcatttttttttgtcaaatcctCTGTAGGTTCGTATTTCTGTAAAACCGTCCGGTTGCCATGCTGACACATTGTGTCTGGAGCTTATCAACAGCAAGCCTCATCGTGCCATGCAACCCGAGTCACAGCCAGCTGGCAGCGGCCGTTCTGAGCTGGTTCAGGAAGTCGTGCGCTGGGCAGAAGAGGCCTCGCTTCAGGCTGAGGAGAAGAAGGGAAGAAAGTCCAAACTGAGTAGGGAGGAGAGGCAGTTTAGACAGAGCAAAACACCAAACCTCTATGTTATTTTACAAGAAATCAGTGAGCTTGCCCTGCATGATTTGTCTGCCTGCCAGATCACAAATACAGAAGCACAGATGTGCACTACATCATCTTAGCTTTATAGTGTCGTACAGTATTTCCTAGATATAATACCTTGTGTAGATAATGTGCAGAGTTTTAAGTCTAGATTTAATATGGATTGAAGATTGATTCCATGTGTCCAGATGTGCTAGTTCTAATCCAGACTTTTCTTGTTTATATGTGGATTTGATGTAAAACCAAACATGTTTAGGAATTATAAACACTTTCTTTGTCCAGTTTTGGCACATTCTGTGTTAATATGATGTTGTGTAGGGTTCGCTGGCAGATACAGTATTTCCTAAAACAATTGATGATCACAAGTTACAAATCTATTGAAAGGTGTTCTAGTGGTTTTATATGGGCTGAGATTCTCTGAAGAATTTAGTCTTCTAAATTTAGATTTCTTAAATCTACATCAGTCTAGCAGTATAGTACGTTCACTGTTTTGATACCTTTTGCTTTGTTCCATTGAGAAAACTTTTCATTCTAAATAGCAATAAGAGAAAATGGGACTTAATATTTAAGAGAAACCATTGTGTAACTGATTCTTTTCTAGATTGTTCATAATGCTTTACATTTTCCCCATGAAGGGATTTAATCGTGacgtttttaaaagaaataaaatgtatttttccattACTAAAACTACTAGTTCCATTTGTTTAGTTCTCTGTGCAGTACTGTGGCAATAAAGTGCAGTCGCTTCCCAACTCCACTAAACAGACAACTACTGATGATTGGCACAATTTGCAtgacaatattaaaatatgcaatgttattacaaacacttttatttagaatataaaatcacaaaaactgaCAACAAAAGAAATTTGATTGAAAAAAGAAACGAGAAGAGTCCAATAGGACAAACCTACGACATAATTGGCAAACATCAAAAGCGCTTTTTGCTCAATGGGATCTGTTATGTCTTTATATTTTGACACAACCAACAATATAAATGAAAGCAATGAATATTAAGATCTGAAGAACGAATGTAATTCCCAGTGAATCTGAGATGACGGAAtcgaaaatgttttttcttgagCTAGTTTAAAATCCTCACAGAGGATCAAGGTAATGTGTTAAGATTCAAAAGGAAATCTGTCTCTTTGCAAGTTGGTGTTACTCTTCCCTAAACATTCCACTTAGATGCAGATGATGTTTTGTATACAAAGTCACATATCTAAAGCAAGTATAACATATCAGCTGATATTGCTTGGAGTGATGTTGAAGAGACTATCTATTaccaaaaatgattttacagaCTTCTTGCAGGGTCCATAGGTGGGGTGCTATTGGAGCAAACATGGAAGATGCTTTCAATTACTATCATCATCTATTCCTTTTGGAACTGGGCTGGCACATTCATTATCATATAATGGAGAACTGGGAGGTTTAGTTGGCTTTTGTTTGAGTGGAGTTTCATTTGATGTGCTCTGCTCAACGCCCGGATTCTCTTGACTAATATGCAGTCCTGAGGAACTGGTTGAAGGTTCATCTGCTTCGTCCAGGGTTAAATTCTGAGAAGATGCTGGGAAAATCGAACAGAAAACATAAAGTGAATCAATTGTGTTTAAAGAGAGGGCAGAAGctaaatcatattaaaaactCATACTCTTACACAAGTTTAGGATTAAATCTTAAAACCAGAGGCTCAATGTAAAGCCTCAAGAGACCCCATACGTACCCAACTTCTGCCGTGCTAGTCTCCTCTCAAGGGCAAGCTGTTTGTTGAGCTCTATACGTCGCTGCTGTTCCTCAGTGAGAGACAGTGGAGCAGGAGTTGAATGGACAAATGGATCTTCATGAAAACTTGCATCTTCACCTAGATCAAACTCTTCCTGTGCAGGAGCCTGTGCCTCCTCTGAAGGAAGTAGGAAGTCATGGAACCACATCACATGAATCTACTGATTTCACTTCTACTGTAAGGTAGtcaatattaaaattattaccAACAAAGTCCTCGTGTGTTAAAGGCATGTCCATTCGAATTCGTTTGAGACACGTCTGATGGAGAAACCACAAAGAATTCCAATAAACACCAAGGTCAGCTCCTTTCCAACTTAATAAACATTGCATTAGAAGACATGTTTTATAACTGATCACGGCAAAagttacaaattattattacaacctcattacattttttattttatttggtgcTCATGGAGCCAGTGTCTACGCATATGTACATACAGCTAAGAATCTTTAAATAGCACTGGCATAAAGGAGCAATGCATTTGGTGTAAGAAGCACTGAAGTAAGCTTCATCTTCATTCAATAACAACgcattttaaacactttattaaCTAGTCTTACCTGAACTTCTTTTTTGCCTCCCAAACTCTCCACTTTCTCAATGAAATCTTCAAACTGCAGTTTAGGATAAAGTCTATGCGCCCAGTTTTCCATTTTCTTCAGCAATAACTTCAGATCCTCTGCCTAAATTTAAAAGGATGAGGGAGACGCTGAGCAAGCATTGATAAATGTTTTCTCATATCACTGTGATCcataataaaatcatacagCAAAGTGAAATCAAAGGTAAGCCATTACCTCATGTCCTTTGCCTTTAAACGTAACGTTGTCAAATAATGTACGTAGAGCTGGAAGACCTTTCTCAGAAATCAACCTAAAGAAAGATATGATAAATCataaacactgaaaaaacagaaaatcataatctgtgtgttcaaaaaaacatcaattgaTAGTAATGTAAACACCTGTTAGAATCCAGTTTCGGCTGAGGCCTCTTCACTGATCTTCTTTTCGGCATGGGCACTTCTGCTAGTTTGGACACTTCTCCATCCTCTCCTTTAACACAACAGAATAGGTTGCCCACCATAAGCGTTCTTAAACCTATCGTAATCCTTAGTGGTTGGTTTTGTTGTGAGGTATGTACAGTGGTAATAATGTAGCATAAGAGaatatgcaac of the Triplophysa dalaica isolate WHDGS20190420 chromosome 1, ASM1584641v1, whole genome shotgun sequence genome contains:
- the tipin gene encoding TIMELESS-interacting protein, translating into MSENSLRDIPDYEHTVDEIYPSLPPPSSPGQNDFEEGLFGNAEGEDGEVSKLAEVPMPKRRSVKRPQPKLDSNRLISEKGLPALRTLFDNVTFKGKGHEAEDLKLLLKKMENWAHRLYPKLQFEDFIEKVESLGGKKEVQTCLKRIRMDMPLTHEDFVEEAQAPAQEEFDLGEDASFHEDPFVHSTPAPLSLTEEQQRRIELNKQLALERRLARQKLASSQNLTLDEADEPSTSSSGLHISQENPGVEQSTSNETPLKQKPTKPPSSPLYDNECASPVPKGIDDDSN